A genomic segment from Tissierellales bacterium encodes:
- a CDS encoding tetratricopeptide repeat protein, with translation MERLKEAIKLRENGKLKEANARLLKLVDEYPEDAQINYQCAWSFDVLGLEKEAVPFYEKAIEIGLDDTDLKEAYLGLGSTYRTIGEYEKSKELLIEGIEKFNTNSLKVFLAMTLYNLGEHSKSMELLLKIISETSIDEDVVTFKKAIEFYADKLDQLW, from the coding sequence TTGGAAAGATTAAAAGAAGCAATAAAACTTAGAGAAAATGGAAAGTTAAAAGAAGCAAATGCTAGGCTTTTGAAACTAGTAGATGAATACCCGGAAGATGCACAGATAAACTATCAATGTGCTTGGAGTTTTGATGTATTAGGCCTTGAAAAAGAGGCAGTTCCTTTTTACGAAAAAGCTATAGAAATAGGTCTTGATGATACTGACCTTAAAGAAGCGTACTTGGGATTAGGAAGTACTTATAGGACAATTGGAGAGTATGAAAAATCGAAAGAACTTTTAATTGAAGGAATAGAAAAATTTAATACAAATTCATTGAAGGTGTTTTTGGCTATGACACTTTATAATCTTGGCGAGCATTCGAAGTCGATGGAATTGCTCTTAAAAATAATATCTGAAACATCAATTGATGAGGATGTCGTTACTTTTAAAAAGGCGATTGAGTTTTACGCTGATAAATTGGACCAGCTTTGGTAG
- a CDS encoding methyltransferase domain-containing protein has product MIDKKKLSRRFSKNAHQYDKYAVVQKHMSSHIMDMIKKAKPEKILEIGCGTGYLTKLILDMFPSAQIRSVDIAPGMIKYARKNIQSEHVNFECVDIEEMDLGIEEYDLVISNATFQWLNNLEKTSEKIIRALRNGGIMCFSTFGENTFNELRLSYDKAYRNAEQNIMINSNRNTSSDTSQTTKKTTSQTTKKTTSQKFFSQEEIRELYSDRYEGKLCVEESYEYHYFDSCLEFFYSVKKVGANNCQKNSQECDINLINEMIQIYENEFKFESGIRATYHKLYVMFVKNILQ; this is encoded by the coding sequence ATGATAGATAAGAAAAAACTAAGTAGAAGGTTTAGTAAAAATGCTCATCAATATGATAAATATGCTGTTGTTCAAAAACATATGAGTTCTCATATTATGGATATGATTAAGAAAGCTAAACCAGAGAAAATATTGGAAATAGGTTGCGGTACAGGATACCTTACGAAGTTAATTTTAGATATGTTCCCCAGTGCTCAAATTAGAAGCGTAGATATTGCTCCTGGAATGATAAAATATGCTAGGAAAAATATTCAAAGTGAACATGTGAATTTCGAATGTGTGGATATAGAAGAGATGGACTTAGGAATAGAAGAATATGATTTAGTTATTTCAAATGCCACATTTCAGTGGTTGAATAATTTAGAAAAAACGTCAGAAAAAATAATTAGAGCGCTTAGAAATGGTGGAATAATGTGTTTTTCGACTTTTGGAGAGAATACATTCAATGAGTTAAGACTTTCATATGATAAAGCATATAGGAATGCTGAACAAAATATTATGATTAATTCTAATAGAAATACTAGTTCAGATACTAGCCAAACTACCAAAAAAACTACTAGTCAAACTACAAAAAAAACTACTAGCCAAAAGTTTTTCTCACAAGAAGAGATTAGAGAATTGTATAGCGATAGATATGAAGGCAAATTATGTGTAGAAGAAAGTTATGAATACCATTATTTTGATTCGTGCTTAGAATTTTTTTATTCTGTAAAAAAAGTTGGGGCAAACAATTGTCAAAAAAATTCACAGGAATGTGATATAAATTTAATAAATGAAATGATTCAAATTTATGAGAATGAATTTAAATTTGAATCAGGAATAAGGGCGACTTATCACAAACTATATGTTATGTTTGTAAAAAATATTTTGCAGTAA
- a CDS encoding alpha/beta hydrolase, translating to MYREIMLIVINGWGFGESIWENFFEELYRMIGTKIEKEIVIWNDMNGLDDIEQEIQSIIRVNRHRRIVLIGWSLGSIVALKYLSEVEGAVLISPGVRFSRKENECIGWDEKSIERMKENLIADKMNVLYAFVNKLLARDEKLFYEKLVQVLECDCNKFSIQDLIYGLDCLKNIDFEEYVYKLDSNVLLIHGEKDRIVPLRRCLDMSDTNDEIKKIIVKRAGHIPFYTNREVVTNLVISHIRSLFDDR from the coding sequence TTGTATAGAGAGATAATGCTAATTGTGATAAATGGTTGGGGATTTGGCGAGTCAATATGGGAAAATTTTTTTGAAGAGCTTTATAGAATGATTGGAACTAAAATAGAAAAAGAGATAGTGATTTGGAATGATATGAATGGACTAGACGATATAGAGCAAGAAATTCAAAGTATAATTAGAGTAAACAGGCATAGGAGAATAGTTCTCATAGGATGGTCATTGGGTTCTATAGTAGCACTGAAATATTTAAGTGAGGTAGAGGGAGCTGTTTTAATTAGTCCCGGAGTGCGATTTTCGAGAAAAGAGAATGAATGTATAGGCTGGGATGAAAAGTCTATTGAAAGAATGAAAGAAAATCTCATAGCAGATAAAATGAATGTACTATATGCTTTTGTAAATAAATTATTGGCTAGAGATGAGAAACTTTTTTATGAAAAATTAGTTCAAGTATTGGAATGCGATTGTAATAAATTTAGTATTCAGGATTTAATATATGGACTTGATTGTTTGAAAAACATAGATTTCGAAGAATATGTTTATAAATTGGATTCTAATGTATTGCTAATCCATGGTGAAAAAGACAGGATAGTGCCTCTAAGAAGATGTTTAGATATGAGTGATACTAATGATGAAATAAAAAAAATAATTGTAAAAAGAGCCGGTCATATACCGTTTTATACAAATCGAGAAGTAGTTACTAATTTAGTAATTAGTCATATAAGGAGTTTGTTTGATGATAGATAA
- the bioF gene encoding 8-amino-7-oxononanoate synthase, which translates to MIDFESKIREIKRKDLLRFTKNFSNMDSPRAELDGKEILIFGSNDYLGLANDERLKVAAINEVYNDTIGSTGSRLTSGSRTVFSELERVISEVKGTEASLIFNSGYMANLGVISAICDREFEVFSDKYNHASIVDGIILSRAKIIRYKHCCMDSLEKRLKISNSKKKLIVTDGVFSMDGDIAPLRDIRFLSKKYNAMVMVDDAHGFGVLGKCGSGTCSYLGINDGIDIQIGTLSKAVGCVGGYASGSRQMIEYLKNISRSFVFSTSLPPSMIRASIESINIIKTESERQQKLMMLADYMREKLINLGMDFGQSTITPIIPIMIGDENKAVSISKRLMDEYKIYMPAIRVPTVPKGKARLRASLTANHNIEDIDYVINSIADIWGSEIV; encoded by the coding sequence ATGATAGATTTTGAATCAAAAATAAGAGAGATTAAAAGAAAGGATTTGTTGAGATTTACAAAAAATTTCAGCAATATGGATTCACCTAGAGCTGAGCTGGATGGAAAAGAAATATTGATATTTGGTTCTAATGATTATCTTGGTTTAGCTAATGACGAAAGACTGAAAGTAGCAGCGATTAATGAAGTTTATAATGATACGATTGGTTCAACAGGTTCTAGACTTACTAGTGGATCAAGGACTGTATTTTCAGAACTTGAGAGAGTTATATCAGAGGTAAAAGGAACCGAAGCGTCATTGATTTTTAATAGTGGATATATGGCAAATCTTGGAGTAATATCAGCTATTTGCGATAGAGAGTTTGAGGTCTTTTCAGATAAGTACAATCATGCGAGTATAGTAGATGGAATAATTCTTAGTAGGGCAAAGATTATTAGATACAAACATTGTTGTATGGATAGTTTGGAAAAACGTTTGAAGATATCTAATTCTAAAAAGAAGTTGATTGTTACAGACGGTGTTTTTAGTATGGATGGAGATATAGCACCACTTCGAGATATTAGGTTTTTGTCCAAAAAATACAATGCTATGGTTATGGTTGATGATGCTCATGGATTTGGAGTTTTAGGTAAATGCGGAAGTGGAACATGTTCATATTTAGGTATAAATGATGGAATAGATATACAAATTGGAACACTTAGCAAAGCTGTTGGATGTGTTGGTGGATATGCTTCTGGTAGTAGACAAATGATAGAGTATTTGAAAAATATATCTAGAAGTTTTGTATTCTCCACATCACTTCCACCAAGTATGATAAGAGCATCTATAGAATCTATAAATATAATTAAAACAGAGAGTGAAAGACAACAGAAATTGATGATGCTAGCCGATTATATGAGAGAAAAACTTATAAATTTAGGTATGGATTTTGGACAATCAACAATTACACCTATAATACCGATTATGATTGGAGATGAGAATAAAGCTGTGAGTATTTCAAAGAGGCTTATGGATGAATATAAAATATATATGCCGGCGATAAGGGTTCCTACAGTGCCTAAAGGGAAAGCTAGATTGAGGGCATCTTTAACCGCTAATCATAATATCGAAGATATAGATTATGTAATAAATAGTATAGCAGATATATGGGGGAGTGAAATTGTATAG